The proteins below are encoded in one region of Candidatus Latescibacter sp.:
- a CDS encoding carbohydrate-binding family 9-like protein — protein sequence MRKILLLCLVFSLAVLFIPGCGKQKAPWGGKPFYTVKKVAKGPAVDGILNDECWKSAPAIDFSVCVSGEKPKHPTSLRLLYDGKYLYAGFECQDLDAASTVTAFDGPVTEQDHVSLYLDAGSDTTGYFVIDVSPTGAVHDAFVLHGGGNAANKVLSCWNCEKLRASVSVYGGGAQPGTQDRFWTVEIAIPLSELVTAPQYPPEKGDRWRADFFRTELSDGQELSAAVPTGANDFHIPRRFGVITFGE from the coding sequence ATGAGAAAAATTCTCCTCCTTTGTCTTGTCTTCTCTCTGGCCGTTCTGTTCATCCCCGGCTGCGGGAAACAGAAAGCGCCTTGGGGCGGGAAGCCATTCTACACAGTAAAAAAAGTCGCAAAAGGCCCTGCGGTGGACGGCATCCTGAACGACGAATGCTGGAAGTCCGCGCCCGCCATTGATTTCAGCGTGTGTGTAAGCGGGGAAAAGCCAAAACATCCCACCTCGCTCAGACTGCTTTATGATGGCAAATACCTTTATGCAGGATTCGAGTGCCAGGATTTGGATGCGGCGAGCACGGTGACCGCTTTCGACGGCCCGGTCACCGAGCAGGATCATGTGTCGCTCTACCTGGACGCAGGAAGCGACACCACGGGGTATTTTGTCATCGATGTTTCACCAACCGGGGCGGTTCATGATGCGTTTGTCCTCCACGGCGGCGGAAACGCAGCGAACAAGGTGCTCTCCTGCTGGAACTGCGAGAAGCTCCGCGCCTCTGTCAGCGTGTACGGTGGCGGGGCGCAGCCGGGCACTCAGGATCGCTTCTGGACTGTAGAGATCGCCATCCCGCTTTCCGAACTGGTGACTGCGCCCCAATATCCCCCGGAGAAGGGCGACCGATGGCGGGCGGATTTCTTCCGTACGGAGCTTTCTGATGGGCAGGAATTGAGCGCCGCCGTTCCCACCGGCGCCAATGACTTTCACATTCCCCGGCGTTTCGGCGTTATAACCTTTGGAGAATAA
- a CDS encoding AAA family ATPase produces the protein MTDLDSFSVKIRNLKCFGYTEQGFDAIKPINLIVGRNNSGKSTLLDLIEYIVNSAFDIPQGLWHGNQRPEVIAESPLTETELKKVFMENTSGGSIPGGNHWQFGQKFIGTMFNWSLSEPNGKRFISIGNCLDGKKHLDGIQGATNYLQRLADVKQNPLAGKEFRRISAERNIEPEQDSSNINVSKSGMFVTNLIQHFINKANLPSDLVETILLDELNDVLKAEARFTDIVCQQLESNLWEIYLEEETKGRIPLSQSGSGLKTIIIVLVYIHLLPVVAKKDLSKFIFGFEELENCLHPALLRRLLFYIYQQAKSHGCVFFISTHSNVEIDLFGKNEDAQIIHVTHDGNQAFCRTVKTYIENRGILDDLDVRASDLLQSNGIIWVEGPSDRIYFNRWISLWTDSKMTEGIHYQCVFYGGRLLSHLSSIEPDFVEEGVSILRVNKNAIILIDSDKSSKQSSLNGTKKRIIKEIEQNEGTAWVTKGKEIENYIPADAIAEWLDKRDIDQVGQYDDFLEYLNKIKKGEGNYYACRKPLLAEQLIPYMTRENIVNVLDLAERLEGICKIISQWNSL, from the coding sequence ATGACAGACTTGGACAGTTTTTCCGTTAAAATTAGAAACCTCAAGTGCTTTGGTTACACAGAGCAGGGCTTTGATGCAATCAAGCCGATAAATCTAATTGTCGGACGCAACAATTCAGGGAAGTCAACCCTTCTAGATCTGATTGAATATATAGTCAATAGTGCATTCGATATCCCACAAGGCTTGTGGCATGGAAACCAGCGTCCAGAAGTTATTGCTGAATCGCCGCTGACAGAGACAGAGCTCAAGAAGGTATTTATGGAGAACACTAGCGGTGGCAGTATACCCGGCGGCAACCATTGGCAATTTGGACAAAAGTTCATTGGAACTATGTTTAACTGGTCTCTAAGTGAGCCAAATGGTAAAAGGTTCATTTCGATTGGGAACTGTTTGGATGGGAAAAAACACCTGGATGGTATACAGGGTGCCACTAACTATTTGCAACGGCTTGCCGATGTGAAGCAGAATCCATTGGCTGGCAAAGAATTTCGGCGAATTTCGGCTGAGAGAAACATTGAGCCAGAACAAGACAGTTCTAATATCAACGTTTCAAAAAGTGGAATGTTTGTAACGAACCTAATTCAGCACTTCATAAACAAGGCTAATCTCCCGAGCGACCTTGTCGAAACAATATTACTTGACGAACTAAATGATGTTTTAAAGGCCGAGGCAAGATTCACAGACATTGTCTGCCAGCAACTAGAATCAAATCTTTGGGAAATTTATCTTGAAGAAGAGACAAAAGGCCGAATTCCCCTGTCCCAATCCGGCAGTGGTTTAAAGACAATAATTATAGTTTTAGTATATATCCATCTGCTTCCTGTTGTTGCCAAAAAAGATCTTTCTAAATTCATTTTTGGGTTTGAGGAGCTTGAGAATTGCCTGCATCCTGCTCTCTTGAGACGATTGCTCTTCTATATATATCAGCAGGCAAAATCTCACGGTTGCGTTTTCTTCATTTCTACGCACTCAAATGTAGAAATCGATCTATTTGGCAAGAATGAGGACGCTCAGATCATTCATGTCACACACGATGGCAATCAAGCATTTTGTCGGACAGTCAAGACCTATATAGAAAACAGGGGTATTCTTGACGACCTTGACGTTCGCGCAAGCGATCTGCTGCAATCCAACGGAATCATATGGGTTGAGGGTCCATCAGACCGCATTTACTTTAACAGATGGATCAGTCTATGGACAGACAGCAAAATGACAGAAGGGATTCATTACCAATGTGTGTTTTATGGAGGAAGATTACTATCTCATCTTTCCAGCATTGAACCGGATTTTGTGGAAGAAGGCGTGTCCATTCTAAGGGTGAACAAGAACGCAATCATCCTTATTGACAGTGATAAGAGCTCAAAACAGAGTAGTCTGAATGGCACGAAAAAGCGAATTATTAAAGAAATTGAACAAAATGAAGGAACCGCGTGGGTCACAAAGGGCAAAGAGATCGAAAACTACATTCCTGCTGATGCAATAGCAGAATGGTTGGATAAGAGGGATATTGATCAAGTTGGGCAATACGATGATTTCTTAGAATATCTCAATAAAATCAAAAAAGGTGAAGGGAACTATTACGCCTGCCGAAAACCTCTTCTGGCAGAGCAACTCATTCCTTACATGACACGGGAGAATATCGTGAATGTGCTAGACCTTGCGGAAAGGCTAGAAGGTATCTGCAAAATTATCAGTCAATGGAACAGCTTATGA